In Ruminococcaceae bacterium R-25, one genomic interval encodes:
- a CDS encoding multiple sugar transport system permease protein yields the protein MANEVKLSSIKKNETALKVVIYIVSIFFSIMTLFPFVMLICNSYKNTFEVQASTLSLYSKEPFKNLAFNWKQITSKDAFHPGVGFRNSFIVATLSTILNVYFSCLTAYAITAYEWKLREGFNAMIMAVMMIPGTVTMIGFFQMAYKIGLVNKLSALILPSIAAPMVVFFMRQYLQASLSMEIVQSARIDGAGEFRIFNQIVIPLMKPAIATQAIFAYVGSWNNLFSPMILLTDKSKKTLPVMVSLLNGDIYKKEYGAIYLGLLITVLPLIVVYAFLSKYIVEGVALGGVKS from the coding sequence ATGGCTAATGAAGTAAAATTATCTTCTATCAAGAAGAATGAGACAGCTCTTAAAGTAGTTATCTACATTGTCTCGATCTTTTTCTCAATCATGACATTGTTCCCTTTCGTTATGTTGATCTGTAACTCTTACAAGAACACATTCGAAGTTCAGGCGAGCACATTGTCGCTCTATTCGAAAGAGCCTTTTAAGAACCTTGCATTCAACTGGAAGCAGATTACAAGTAAGGATGCTTTCCACCCTGGCGTAGGTTTCAGAAACTCCTTTATCGTTGCTACATTAAGCACAATCCTTAACGTATACTTCTCATGCCTCACAGCTTATGCTATTACAGCATATGAGTGGAAGCTCAGAGAAGGATTCAACGCAATGATCATGGCAGTCATGATGATCCCTGGTACAGTTACAATGATCGGTTTCTTCCAGATGGCTTACAAGATTGGATTGGTTAATAAGCTTTCAGCTCTTATTCTCCCTTCCATCGCAGCTCCTATGGTTGTATTCTTCATGCGTCAGTATCTGCAGGCTTCCCTCTCAATGGAGATCGTACAGTCCGCAAGAATCGACGGTGCAGGCGAGTTCAGAATCTTTAACCAGATCGTTATTCCGCTCATGAAACCCGCTATCGCTACACAGGCAATCTTCGCTTATGTTGGTAGCTGGAATAACCTCTTCTCACCTATGATCCTCCTTACTGACAAGAGTAAGAAGACACTCCCGGTCATGGTATCCTTGCTCAATGGTGATATCTATAAGAAAGAGTACGGCGCTATCTACTTAGGACTCCTTATCACAGTTCTTCCTCTTATCGTCGTTTACGCTTTCCTCTCCAAGTACATCGTAGAAGGTGTTGCTTTGGGTGGTGTCAAGTCATAA
- a CDS encoding putative membrane protein YesL — MPDNKKAPAPRSSFFNPKSTATRFLTGLCNLIIVNLLFIITSIPVFTIGASLTALYRITIAILAGDNPAIFKDYFRAFRDNFLKATLLELFYAVVSAFFIAEVVMVNTMLPPDLSWVQYIPYFFLGVILAHTLYSFPLLAWFEESFGQILKNGLLLSLTNMPVTIMYIVITGGLAYALWQFPSLSMSLLIFLGISIIAMFYSIFLKRIFEKLGAEISFKDKEGEDWK, encoded by the coding sequence ATGCCCGATAACAAGAAGGCTCCTGCACCGCGCTCTTCATTTTTTAACCCCAAGAGCACAGCTACAAGGTTCCTTACAGGTTTATGTAATCTGATTATAGTTAATTTATTATTCATTATTACGTCTATACCGGTCTTTACCATCGGCGCTTCATTAACAGCGCTCTACAGAATAACCATTGCCATACTTGCAGGCGACAACCCGGCTATCTTCAAGGATTATTTCCGTGCTTTCAGGGATAACTTCCTTAAGGCTACCCTTTTAGAGCTCTTTTATGCAGTAGTATCAGCATTTTTTATAGCTGAAGTCGTAATGGTAAATACTATGCTCCCGCCCGATCTTTCATGGGTACAGTACATCCCTTACTTCTTCCTGGGCGTAATACTCGCGCACACTCTTTACTCATTCCCGCTTCTTGCCTGGTTCGAAGAATCTTTCGGCCAGATCCTTAAGAACGGTCTTCTCCTGTCACTGACAAATATGCCTGTTACTATAATGTATATAGTTATTACCGGCGGTCTGGCATATGCACTCTGGCAGTTCCCTTCCCTTTCCATGAGCCTTTTGATCTTCCTCGGAATCTCGATTATCGCCATGTTCTATTCCATCTTCCTTAAGAGGATCTTCGAAAAGTTAGGCGCTGAGATCTCCTTTAAGGACAAGGAAGGCGAAGACTGGAAATAA
- a CDS encoding multiple sugar transport system permease protein — protein sequence MRNKKLVNYAKYGYIFSIPFIVTFCIFTLYPVVYTFVLGFTDLKGAGNTEWHWLPSVGKNLFTNFTDVLTSKTFMKAFKNTWIIWILNFIPQIGFALLFTAWFTDRRSKVKGTGLFKILFYMPNIITAATMAILFQKLFGYPIGAVNQLFNADQPYNFLINEWPIKLIVAFVQFFQWYGHTMVNLIAGVIGISPEIFEAAEIDGANRVQTFFKVTIPCIRQIMLFVLVTSLIGGLNMFDIPQLLVGPKAANGAALTTNMYIKNQAFDGSYLYNRAAAASVILFLIIVVLSAIVFYILRDKDEAKLKKLRKQELRAARKGF from the coding sequence ATGAGAAACAAAAAACTTGTCAATTATGCAAAATACGGTTACATATTCTCAATTCCTTTTATCGTAACATTTTGCATTTTTACACTTTATCCGGTAGTTTACACTTTTGTACTCGGATTTACAGACTTAAAGGGTGCCGGCAATACCGAATGGCATTGGCTCCCTTCAGTTGGTAAGAATCTTTTTACTAACTTCACAGATGTTCTTACATCTAAGACCTTTATGAAGGCATTCAAGAATACATGGATCATTTGGATCCTCAACTTTATTCCCCAGATCGGATTCGCTCTCCTGTTCACCGCTTGGTTTACAGACAGAAGATCAAAGGTTAAGGGAACAGGCTTATTCAAGATCCTTTTCTACATGCCTAACATTATCACAGCAGCTACAATGGCTATTTTGTTCCAGAAGCTGTTTGGTTACCCGATTGGTGCTGTTAACCAGCTCTTCAACGCTGATCAGCCCTATAACTTCTTAATCAATGAATGGCCTATTAAGCTCATCGTTGCATTCGTACAGTTCTTCCAGTGGTATGGTCACACAATGGTTAACCTTATCGCAGGTGTTATCGGTATCAGCCCTGAGATCTTCGAAGCTGCTGAAATCGACGGTGCAAACAGAGTTCAGACATTCTTTAAGGTAACCATCCCTTGTATCCGTCAGATCATGTTGTTCGTTCTCGTAACATCACTCATCGGCGGTCTCAATATGTTCGATATTCCGCAGTTGTTGGTAGGCCCTAAGGCAGCTAACGGTGCGGCTCTCACAACAAATATGTACATTAAGAACCAGGCATTTGACGGAAGCTACCTCTATAACAGAGCTGCAGCTGCATCTGTCATCTTGTTCCTTATTATCGTTGTTCTTTCTGCTATCGTTTTCTATATCCTCAGAGATAAGGACGAAGCTAAGCTCAAGAAGCTTAGAAAGCAGGAGCTCAGAGCAGCTAGGAAAGGTTTTTGA
- a CDS encoding helix-turn-helix protein gives MQFNDNSVPGKYQQPIGSFAGRIVSNDVEEVDFIPGANMRIWYNNRSEDYPVHKHSCLEITIPIEKSYTYIFDDRTIILKEKEILLVPPDMLHKIAGTRSGIRFIYLFNIDFLEGLFDFEEFKRIIKEPLLITPETHPEVYSLIFERFMEINDLYFFYSTTIKEMSIFSKLMDVFGMLMKKDYSDSLVVVQNDKQREVYIKFKSLAEWLAMHSSENVSMDEAATHVGYSKFHFARLFKEYTGMTFNDYQTTLKLKEVERQLTDTDLQISDIAMSCGFNNLTSLSRCFKKQYGCSPSQFRNRMRRLKKK, from the coding sequence ATGCAGTTTAACGATAACTCCGTTCCGGGCAAATATCAGCAACCTATCGGCAGCTTTGCCGGAAGAATCGTCAGCAATGATGTAGAAGAAGTTGATTTTATTCCCGGCGCAAACATGCGAATCTGGTACAACAACCGTTCCGAGGACTACCCTGTCCATAAGCACAGTTGTCTTGAGATCACTATTCCTATCGAAAAATCCTACACTTATATTTTCGATGACAGGACTATTATCCTTAAGGAAAAAGAAATCCTTCTGGTACCGCCTGATATGCTCCATAAGATCGCAGGAACAAGATCAGGTATCAGATTTATATATCTATTTAATATCGACTTTTTGGAAGGTCTCTTTGACTTCGAAGAATTCAAAAGAATAATCAAGGAACCTCTCCTTATTACTCCCGAAACGCATCCTGAGGTTTACAGCCTCATTTTCGAGAGATTCATGGAGATCAACGACCTCTACTTCTTCTATTCGACAACGATCAAGGAAATGTCCATCTTCAGTAAACTCATGGATGTTTTCGGAATGCTCATGAAGAAGGATTATTCAGACAGCCTCGTTGTAGTCCAGAACGACAAACAGCGCGAAGTCTATATCAAGTTCAAGTCACTTGCTGAATGGCTCGCTATGCACAGTTCTGAGAATGTTTCCATGGACGAAGCAGCAACTCACGTTGGCTATTCGAAGTTCCACTTCGCAAGACTTTTCAAAGAATATACAGGTATGACATTTAACGACTACCAGACGACTTTAAAGCTCAAGGAGGTCGAAAGGCAACTCACCGACACAGATCTTCAGATCAGTGATATCGCAATGTCATGCGGATTCAATAACCTGACTTCTTTGAGCCGTTGCTTCAAGAAGCAGTACGGGTGCTCACCTTCCCAGTTCAGAAACAGGATGAGACGTTTAAAGAAAAAATAA
- a CDS encoding transketolase has protein sequence MNNKELQITATKVRKGIVEAVHSAKSGHPGGSLSAADMFTFLYFEEMNIDPKNPKDPNRDRFVLSKGHTAPGLYSTLANRGYFPVEDLKTLRKLGSYLQGHPCMTETPGVDMSTGSLGQGVSAAVGMALAAKLNGDSYRVYALTGDGEIQEGQIWEAFMFAGAKGIDNLTVVIDNNGLQIDGKIDDVCSPYPIDKKLEAFNFNTICIDGHDFDQIRDAFAKAKECKGKPTAIIMKTTKGKGVSYMENQAGWHGKAPSDEEYEQAMKELDEQLAKYEAEV, from the coding sequence ATGAACAACAAAGAACTTCAAATCACAGCGACAAAAGTTCGCAAGGGAATAGTTGAAGCAGTTCACAGTGCAAAGTCCGGCCATCCGGGCGGATCACTCTCCGCTGCTGATATGTTCACTTTTCTTTATTTTGAAGAAATGAACATTGATCCTAAGAATCCGAAAGATCCTAACAGAGACAGATTCGTTCTCTCCAAGGGCCACACAGCTCCGGGTCTTTATTCCACACTCGCAAACAGAGGATACTTCCCTGTAGAAGACCTTAAGACACTCCGTAAGCTCGGTTCTTACCTCCAGGGACATCCCTGCATGACAGAGACTCCCGGCGTAGACATGAGCACAGGTTCACTTGGCCAGGGTGTTTCTGCAGCAGTAGGTATGGCTCTCGCAGCAAAGCTTAATGGCGATTCCTACAGAGTTTATGCTCTTACAGGTGACGGTGAGATCCAGGAAGGCCAGATCTGGGAAGCATTCATGTTCGCAGGCGCTAAGGGTATCGACAACCTCACAGTAGTTATCGATAACAACGGACTTCAGATCGACGGTAAGATCGACGATGTTTGCTCACCTTATCCGATCGACAAGAAGCTCGAAGCATTCAACTTCAATACGATCTGCATCGACGGTCACGATTTCGACCAGATCAGAGATGCATTCGCAAAGGCTAAGGAATGCAAGGGCAAGCCTACGGCTATCATAATGAAGACAACCAAGGGCAAGGGCGTTTCCTACATGGAAAATCAGGCAGGCTGGCATGGCAAGGCTCCTTCTGACGAAGAGTATGAGCAGGCTATGAAAGAGCTTGATGAGCAGTTAGCAAAATATGAAGCAGAGGTATGA
- a CDS encoding transketolase — protein sequence MGDIVKIATRESYGNALAELGKVNPNVVVLDADLAGATKTSTFKKAFPDRHIDCGIAEANMTGIAAGLSTCGKIPFISSFAMFAAGRNFEQVRNSIGYPHLNVKIGATHAGITVGEDGASHQCLEDIALMRTIPGMTVIVPSDDIEAKAAVFAAAETEGPFYMRFGRAAVPVINDNPDYKFEVGKAVVLKDGTDMVIFACGVCVAEALGAAEKLAADGINAAVVNIHTIKPIDKDTVLEFAKKTNRVFTVEEHSVIGGMGSAVCDVLAEEYPVKVTKIGVYDRFGKSGPAGALMKEFQLDAEGIYNQIKAKI from the coding sequence ATGGGAGATATAGTAAAAATCGCTACACGTGAGAGCTATGGTAACGCACTCGCAGAGCTCGGCAAAGTGAACCCCAATGTGGTAGTTCTTGATGCCGACCTCGCAGGCGCAACAAAGACTTCCACATTCAAGAAGGCATTCCCGGATCGTCATATCGACTGCGGAATTGCAGAAGCAAACATGACAGGCATCGCTGCAGGTCTTTCCACATGCGGCAAGATCCCGTTCATATCTTCTTTCGCAATGTTTGCTGCAGGCAGAAACTTTGAGCAGGTCAGAAACTCTATCGGTTATCCCCACCTCAACGTTAAGATCGGCGCTACACATGCCGGCATCACAGTAGGTGAGGACGGAGCTTCCCACCAGTGCTTAGAGGATATCGCTCTTATGAGAACGATCCCCGGAATGACAGTTATCGTTCCTTCCGACGACATCGAAGCTAAGGCTGCTGTTTTCGCTGCTGCTGAGACAGAGGGACCTTTCTACATGAGATTCGGCAGAGCTGCTGTACCGGTAATCAACGACAATCCTGACTACAAGTTCGAAGTAGGCAAGGCAGTTGTCCTCAAGGACGGCACAGACATGGTCATCTTCGCTTGCGGCGTTTGCGTAGCCGAGGCTCTTGGTGCAGCTGAAAAGTTAGCTGCTGACGGCATCAACGCAGCAGTCGTAAACATCCACACGATCAAGCCTATCGACAAGGATACAGTTCTCGAGTTCGCCAAGAAGACAAACAGAGTCTTCACAGTTGAAGAGCACTCCGTTATCGGCGGTATGGGCAGCGCAGTATGCGACGTTCTCGCTGAAGAGTATCCTGTTAAGGTTACAAAGATTGGTGTCTATGACAGATTCGGTAAGTCCGGCCCGGCTGGTGCTCTCATGAAGGAGTTCCAGCTAGACGCAGAAGGAATCTACAACCAGATCAAGGCTAAGATCTGA